Proteins from a single region of Belliella baltica DSM 15883:
- the truA gene encoding tRNA pseudouridine(38-40) synthase TruA has product MDIKRYFLEIAYKGTNYHGWQTQKNAVSVQGAIENALSILLKTPIIIMGSGRTDTGVHATQQFAHFDFEGELNQFGFLKKINSLLPKDIAVYSLREVKHEAHARFSATIRSYVYKITTRKTPFEEELSWHYFRELEIQKMNEAARLLLDHEDFQCFSRVKTDVNHFGCKIKEAYWEQIDHELLFHITSNRFLRGMVRAIVGTLTDVGEGKLSTAKFKSILESKNRDQASSSAPARGLFLCKVHYPQDIFI; this is encoded by the coding sequence ATGGATATAAAAAGATACTTTCTAGAAATTGCCTATAAAGGCACAAATTACCACGGTTGGCAAACACAGAAGAATGCTGTTTCTGTTCAAGGTGCGATTGAAAATGCGCTTTCAATTCTTCTTAAAACCCCCATTATTATCATGGGTTCAGGAAGAACAGACACTGGCGTTCATGCTACACAGCAGTTTGCACATTTTGATTTTGAGGGGGAATTGAATCAGTTTGGTTTTCTCAAGAAAATAAATTCACTACTTCCCAAAGATATAGCCGTATATTCACTTCGGGAAGTGAAACATGAAGCTCACGCTAGGTTTTCTGCCACCATTAGAAGTTATGTTTATAAAATAACAACAAGGAAAACTCCATTTGAGGAAGAATTGTCTTGGCATTATTTTCGGGAATTGGAAATACAAAAAATGAATGAAGCTGCTCGTTTGCTTTTAGACCATGAAGATTTTCAATGTTTTTCTAGAGTCAAAACAGACGTCAATCATTTTGGTTGTAAAATAAAAGAGGCTTACTGGGAACAAATTGATCACGAATTGTTATTTCATATAACGTCTAATAGATTTTTGCGAGGAATGGTAAGGGCAATTGTGGGGACTTTGACAGATGTTGGTGAAGGGAAGCTTTCTACAGCCAAGTTTAAGTCTATTTTAGAAAGTAAAAATAGAGATCAAGCAAGCTCTTCGGCACCAGCTAGAGGTTTGTTTTTGTGCAAAGTACACTATCCTCAGGATATTTTCATTTAA
- a CDS encoding SusC/RagA family TonB-linked outer membrane protein: protein MRKVLLLGLTLLFISAVAFGQSRVITGTVISGEDNLPIPGASVLVKGTTVGVATDLDGKFSINVPSDKNVLVVSFVGLETQELTIGNQSIISVTLRPDMKSLQEVIVVGYGEMTKREVTGAIASVGSEDIKNLPVAGLDQAIQGRAAGVLVSSASGTPGGAISINVRGTASISASNEPLYVVDGMPIYSGNTSSIGRGGQTTNVLSQINPNDIESIEVLKDAASAAIYGSRGANGVVLITTKRGKAGKAQVDLSIYRGIQEPTNRVENVTGSQWRELMNESRINDGNAPIFTPQQVADAPDADWFGLIFQQGTIEDYNVSVRGGSENTQFFVSGGLFRNEGFIKGFDFTRYSTSLSVDHKFSEKVDLKSNLRIVNTRQDFRNNDNNIFGVFSAATLARPDFEPFLEDGSYNHAFSTLIAHPLALAQEVKNELNEYRLQPNIAVGYKIIPGLRFETSFRADIIYGRQDTYNPNTVRSGFATNGTGTQANNLYTTYLNENILSYSKTFGDDHYFDAILGQSYQRYIEETGFVTGINFPGPDFKYITSAAEVNSGSSFRTEYALLSYFGRANYRWRDKLLVSASLRTDGSSRFGEENRYGVFPAGSVGYILSEESFLKNSEVVSLLKGRVSYGVTGNQDGIDNFQALNLYSAGANYLASPGFEPSQLPNSRLSWEESSTLNFGLDMGFLNDRFQVSAEYFIQNTTNLLLNKPIPNTSGFTSITENIGSMRNNGLELSLSGNIINKGGFNWNSQFNISFIKNEVTALVDENTPINSLQSRAAVGQPLGAFFMIKSEGVDPETGDLRFVDLNGDGNITPDDRQYVGKPNPDFFGGFNNTFTYKGFDLNVFFQFTYGFDVINRTAQFNQNLGFSAWGMSELALQRWQQPGDITNIPRATALDPNRNNRVDSDRWLEDGSFLRLKNLSIGYTLPGNVLQSIGVRQFRIYAMAQNLITWTNYTGWDPELNSQPDANIARNYDFLTFPQAKTFTLGLNVGF from the coding sequence ATGAGGAAAGTTTTACTTCTAGGACTCACGCTCCTTTTCATAAGTGCTGTGGCATTTGGACAAAGTCGTGTTATTACGGGAACCGTTATTTCGGGAGAAGATAATTTACCTATACCGGGAGCTTCGGTGTTGGTAAAAGGTACTACCGTCGGTGTAGCAACTGACCTTGATGGAAAATTTTCGATCAATGTTCCATCTGATAAAAATGTATTAGTAGTTAGTTTTGTTGGATTAGAAACTCAAGAATTAACTATTGGGAATCAGTCCATCATTTCAGTTACGTTAAGACCAGATATGAAATCACTTCAAGAGGTGATTGTGGTTGGTTATGGTGAAATGACCAAAAGAGAGGTTACTGGAGCAATCGCTTCCGTGGGCTCTGAAGACATCAAAAACCTTCCAGTTGCTGGTCTTGATCAAGCGATTCAAGGTAGAGCAGCAGGTGTATTGGTAAGCTCTGCTTCAGGTACTCCAGGCGGTGCTATTAGTATCAACGTCAGAGGTACAGCATCTATCTCTGCTAGTAATGAACCTCTATATGTAGTAGATGGTATGCCTATTTATAGTGGAAACACTTCAAGTATTGGCAGGGGTGGACAGACTACAAACGTACTTTCTCAAATTAATCCAAATGACATTGAATCTATTGAAGTATTGAAAGATGCTGCCTCAGCAGCTATCTATGGTTCAAGAGGTGCAAACGGTGTTGTATTGATTACTACCAAAAGAGGTAAGGCTGGTAAAGCACAAGTAGATCTTTCTATTTATAGAGGTATTCAGGAGCCCACCAATAGAGTAGAGAACGTAACGGGTTCTCAATGGAGAGAGTTGATGAATGAATCAAGAATTAATGATGGGAATGCACCAATTTTTACACCTCAACAGGTTGCTGACGCTCCTGATGCAGATTGGTTTGGTTTGATCTTCCAACAAGGGACTATTGAGGATTATAATGTTTCCGTAAGAGGAGGCTCTGAAAATACCCAATTCTTTGTTTCTGGAGGTCTATTTAGAAACGAAGGGTTTATAAAAGGTTTTGACTTTACAAGATACTCTACAAGTCTTTCTGTAGATCATAAATTCAGTGAGAAAGTTGATTTGAAATCAAATTTGAGAATTGTAAATACAAGACAGGACTTCAGAAATAATGACAATAATATTTTTGGGGTATTCAGTGCAGCAACTTTGGCAAGACCTGACTTTGAGCCATTTTTAGAGGATGGTAGCTATAACCATGCTTTTAGTACGTTAATTGCTCACCCACTTGCTTTAGCTCAGGAGGTAAAGAATGAATTGAATGAATACAGATTACAGCCAAACATCGCCGTTGGTTACAAAATCATTCCTGGTTTAAGGTTTGAAACTTCCTTCAGAGCTGATATCATCTACGGAAGACAAGATACCTATAATCCAAACACGGTAAGAAGTGGATTTGCTACCAATGGTACAGGTACGCAAGCAAATAATTTGTATACTACATACTTGAACGAAAATATATTGTCTTATTCAAAAACATTTGGAGATGATCATTACTTTGATGCAATCTTAGGTCAATCTTACCAGAGATATATTGAAGAAACTGGATTTGTAACAGGTATCAACTTCCCAGGTCCAGATTTCAAATACATTACCTCTGCTGCTGAGGTGAACTCAGGTTCTTCTTTTAGAACAGAATATGCACTTCTTTCTTATTTCGGAAGAGCTAACTACCGTTGGAGAGATAAGTTATTGGTTTCTGCCAGTTTGAGAACTGATGGTTCTTCAAGATTTGGTGAAGAAAATAGATATGGTGTCTTCCCTGCTGGTTCGGTAGGTTATATCCTATCTGAGGAGAGTTTCTTGAAAAATTCAGAAGTTGTGAGTTTGTTAAAAGGTAGAGTGAGTTATGGTGTGACAGGGAATCAAGATGGTATTGATAACTTCCAAGCATTGAATCTATATTCTGCAGGTGCTAATTATCTTGCATCCCCAGGTTTTGAACCTTCTCAGTTACCAAATTCAAGATTAAGCTGGGAAGAGAGTAGTACTTTGAACTTTGGTTTGGATATGGGTTTCTTAAATGATAGGTTTCAAGTATCCGCTGAATACTTTATTCAGAACACAACCAACCTTCTACTGAATAAGCCAATCCCAAATACATCTGGGTTTACTTCAATAACTGAGAATATTGGTTCAATGAGGAATAATGGTTTAGAGTTATCCCTATCTGGTAATATTATTAACAAGGGAGGCTTTAATTGGAATTCACAATTCAATATTTCATTCATTAAAAATGAAGTAACAGCACTCGTTGATGAAAATACTCCAATCAATTCCTTGCAAAGTAGAGCAGCAGTAGGTCAGCCTTTGGGTGCATTCTTTATGATCAAATCTGAAGGTGTAGATCCTGAAACTGGTGATCTTAGATTTGTAGATTTAAATGGTGATGGTAATATTACTCCTGATGATAGACAGTATGTTGGTAAACCAAATCCTGATTTCTTTGGAGGTTTTAATAACACCTTTACTTACAAAGGGTTTGATCTAAATGTCTTCTTCCAATTTACTTATGGATTTGACGTAATCAATAGAACTGCTCAATTTAATCAAAACTTAGGTTTCTCCGCATGGGGTATGTCTGAATTGGCTCTTCAGAGATGGCAGCAACCAGGTGATATTACTAATATCCCTAGAGCCACTGCACTGGATCCGAATAGAAATAACAGAGTTGATTCTGATAGATGGTTAGAAGATGGTTCTTTCCTTCGATTGAAAAATTTATCTATTGGTTACACACTACCTGGAAATGTTCTTCAGAGTATTGGGGTTAGACAATTCAGAATCTATGCAATGGCTCAGAACTTGATCACCTGGACCAATTATACAGGATGGGATCCTGAATTGAATTCCCAGCCTGATGCGAACATTGCGAGAAACTATGATTTCTTGACTTTCCCGCAGGCTAAAACATTTACTCTAGGTCTTAATGTAGGATTTTAA
- a CDS encoding RagB/SusD family nutrient uptake outer membrane protein yields the protein MKNIFNKRLLGSLLGVAMIASSCSDDLLNLEPVDSLSSNAVFVNQQGANAAVLGMYGGLADGDNLGFRMNVVGDIASNDVSHTGSFNTWRDLDLKNWDAVNGEIGAIWASAYNSINRANNIIAQVDGIDMAQALKDQYKGEALFVRALNHFNLANYFGDVPLITTPTAAPIDDSYFVSRDPKTTVYTQIISDLNAAIGFLPVSYATNNDTRHRATRGAAQALLAKVYLYDENYAQAETLASEVISNSLYSLVPFESMVAGKGTQEAIFELFFDANNQNPVTWWYGRDNGGRFEFGATEDLWNSFEAGDLRRQSSIREEAPGVFVNFKYRDNTTGTDGVHILRIADMYLTRAEARIKTGNFLGASQDIQSVRRRAFNDNTLVVVLPTNEEAAMDVLLDERRLEFAFEGHRWHDMVRTGRAEDEFGIPSWRTLMPIPLNARDVNPNLTQNPNY from the coding sequence ATGAAAAATATATTTAATAAAAGATTATTAGGGTCATTGCTAGGTGTTGCTATGATTGCTTCATCTTGTTCAGATGATTTATTGAATCTGGAACCAGTGGATTCACTGTCTTCAAATGCTGTTTTTGTAAATCAGCAAGGTGCAAATGCTGCTGTTCTGGGTATGTATGGTGGCTTAGCAGATGGTGATAACCTTGGTTTTAGAATGAACGTGGTTGGCGATATTGCATCAAACGATGTTTCGCATACTGGCTCTTTCAATACATGGAGAGATCTAGATTTGAAAAACTGGGATGCTGTGAATGGAGAAATTGGTGCGATCTGGGCTTCTGCTTACAATAGTATCAATAGAGCAAATAATATCATTGCGCAAGTAGATGGTATAGACATGGCTCAGGCACTAAAAGATCAGTACAAGGGTGAAGCGTTGTTTGTTAGAGCTTTGAATCATTTTAACCTTGCAAACTATTTTGGTGATGTTCCTTTGATAACTACACCTACAGCTGCTCCAATAGATGATTCTTACTTTGTCTCTAGAGATCCAAAGACTACTGTATATACTCAAATCATTAGTGATCTAAATGCTGCTATTGGGTTTTTACCTGTCTCATATGCGACAAATAATGATACTAGACACAGAGCAACAAGAGGTGCAGCGCAAGCGCTTTTAGCTAAAGTTTATTTGTATGATGAGAATTATGCTCAAGCTGAGACATTGGCTTCTGAAGTTATATCAAATAGTTTGTACAGTTTAGTTCCCTTCGAGAGTATGGTTGCGGGAAAAGGAACTCAAGAAGCAATTTTTGAATTATTCTTCGATGCAAACAATCAAAATCCTGTTACTTGGTGGTACGGAAGGGATAATGGTGGTCGTTTTGAATTCGGTGCAACTGAAGATCTTTGGAATTCTTTTGAAGCAGGTGACCTAAGAAGACAATCATCCATCCGAGAAGAAGCTCCTGGTGTTTTTGTTAATTTTAAATATAGAGACAATACAACAGGTACTGATGGAGTTCATATACTAAGAATTGCAGATATGTATTTGACTAGAGCAGAAGCTCGAATTAAAACAGGAAATTTCTTAGGAGCTTCTCAAGATATACAATCTGTTAGAAGAAGAGCATTTAACGATAATACTTTAGTTGTTGTCCTTCCTACAAATGAAGAAGCGGCAATGGATGTTTTATTAGATGAGCGTAGATTGGAATTTGCTTTTGAAGGTCATAGATGGCATGATATGGTTAGGACTGGAAGAGCTGAAGACGAATTTGGAATCCCTTCTTGGAGGACTTTAATGCCAATTCCTCTAAACGCCAGAGATGTTAATCCAAATCTTACTCAAAATCCTAATTATTAA
- a CDS encoding GyrI-like domain-containing protein, whose translation MKKWVIGIVILLFLLAIGVFQFNRLGGFKEIEIESVTSFNLNLQGLTYRGTPQDDKLGQTFEQIGRLAKEKKIPLYTIYSVEPAGKLDTMEVFVGVELEEIIPDLEVKSFQLDQVILAKINAHKFVMPGPNKVKSKMIDFSKTLSLKSPTTFIDKIISTNEVHVIGIVED comes from the coding sequence ATGAAAAAGTGGGTTATTGGGATTGTTATCCTTCTTTTTTTGCTTGCAATTGGCGTTTTTCAATTCAATAGATTAGGAGGGTTTAAAGAAATTGAAATTGAATCGGTTACTTCGTTTAATCTGAATTTGCAGGGCTTAACCTATAGAGGAACGCCCCAAGATGATAAATTGGGGCAAACTTTTGAGCAAATTGGGAGATTAGCAAAGGAGAAAAAAATCCCGCTTTACACTATTTATTCTGTAGAACCCGCAGGGAAATTAGATACTATGGAAGTTTTTGTTGGAGTGGAATTAGAAGAAATCATCCCTGATCTTGAAGTGAAATCATTTCAATTAGATCAAGTGATTTTAGCAAAAATAAATGCGCATAAATTTGTGATGCCTGGCCCTAATAAGGTGAAAAGTAAAATGATTGATTTCTCTAAAACGCTGAGCCTCAAATCTCCAACTACTTTTATTGATAAAATTATCTCCACTAATGAAGTTCATGTAATCGGAATTGTAGAAGACTAA
- a CDS encoding trans-sulfuration enzyme family protein codes for MKLETIAIHAGTKISDSHRPAVQPITLATTFEHHEESVIYARAANPNRNTLENVLARLEHGKVAAAFSSGNAAGMSVFQALNLGDHIIAPDDMYHGLRNQLTGMFEGILSVDFVDMTNSENVRKAIKKETVLVWVETPSNPLLKISNIKEICAIAKEKNITVVCDNTFATPVFQNPLLLGADLVMHSTTKYLGGHSDIMGGALISKTEDAFWEKIRNVQISGGAVPSPFDCYMLTRSIKTLPYRMKGHAEHAGIIATFLQNRPEVEKVYYPGLKDHQGHETAASQMSGFGGMLSFLVKGGAEKADQVISKLNYFTNATSLGGVESLIERRAASEGPDTKTPQNLIRVSVGLEHLDDLLEDLDQALK; via the coding sequence ATGAAATTGGAAACAATTGCCATCCACGCAGGAACTAAGATCAGCGATTCACACAGGCCTGCCGTTCAGCCGATTACATTAGCCACAACTTTTGAGCACCATGAAGAATCTGTCATCTATGCTCGAGCTGCAAACCCTAATAGAAATACCTTAGAAAATGTTTTGGCAAGATTGGAGCACGGAAAGGTTGCTGCTGCATTCTCCTCAGGAAATGCTGCAGGCATGTCAGTTTTTCAAGCCTTGAATCTTGGCGACCATATCATCGCTCCTGACGATATGTATCATGGCCTTAGAAATCAATTAACTGGAATGTTTGAGGGAATTCTCTCGGTAGATTTTGTAGATATGACAAATTCTGAAAACGTAAGGAAAGCGATCAAAAAAGAGACTGTTTTAGTTTGGGTAGAAACACCTTCTAATCCACTTTTAAAAATTTCAAATATTAAGGAAATTTGCGCTATAGCTAAGGAAAAAAATATCACGGTAGTTTGCGACAATACTTTTGCTACGCCTGTTTTTCAAAACCCACTTTTACTTGGCGCTGATCTTGTCATGCATAGTACTACCAAATACCTTGGCGGACACAGTGATATCATGGGGGGAGCTTTAATCAGTAAAACAGAAGATGCGTTTTGGGAAAAGATAAGAAATGTACAAATATCAGGTGGTGCAGTACCTTCTCCATTTGACTGCTACATGTTGACACGAAGTATAAAAACCCTTCCTTATAGGATGAAAGGTCATGCAGAACACGCAGGAATAATTGCTACTTTTTTGCAAAATCGTCCGGAAGTGGAAAAGGTATATTACCCAGGATTAAAGGATCATCAAGGCCATGAAACTGCAGCAAGTCAAATGTCAGGATTTGGCGGAATGCTTTCATTTTTAGTAAAAGGCGGAGCTGAAAAAGCTGATCAAGTCATTTCAAAACTCAACTATTTTACCAATGCAACAAGTCTTGGTGGAGTCGAAAGCTTGATTGAAAGGAGAGCAGCTTCTGAAGGCCCTGACACTAAAACCCCTCAAAATTTAATAAGGGTTTCGGTAGGTTTAGAGCATTTAGATGATCTCTTAGAAGATTTAGATCAAGCATTAAAATAA
- a CDS encoding 6-pyruvoyl trahydropterin synthase family protein has translation MIHVCRKEHFNAAHKLWNPKWSEEKNLEVFGPCANANWHGHNFELIVTVKGIPDSETGFVVDLKQLSNVIRELVIEKVDHKNLNLDVDFMEGKMASCEILIMEFWKILKPAVDEITPHGSLYKLTLYETPRNFVEYFGK, from the coding sequence ATGATACACGTTTGCAGAAAGGAGCATTTCAATGCCGCACATAAGCTTTGGAATCCTAAATGGTCAGAGGAAAAAAATTTAGAGGTCTTCGGACCTTGTGCAAATGCCAACTGGCACGGTCACAATTTTGAACTTATTGTGACTGTTAAAGGAATTCCTGATTCTGAAACTGGTTTTGTGGTAGATCTCAAGCAACTCAGCAATGTGATCCGTGAACTCGTTATTGAAAAAGTCGACCATAAAAATCTGAATTTAGATGTTGATTTTATGGAAGGAAAGATGGCAAGCTGTGAAATCTTGATCATGGAGTTTTGGAAAATCCTAAAACCTGCTGTTGATGAAATCACTCCTCATGGTAGCTTGTATAAACTCACACTATATGAAACTCCACGCAATTTTGTAGAATATTTTGGAAAGTAA
- a CDS encoding ABC transporter ATP-binding protein gives MSLEQENVKSGEILDTKVLKKLYEFIQPYKVKFYLLIFLTLALAILAPTRPYFIQIAIDDYVALGDRAGLIQIIYLLVGLMILQAFVQFVHTYLSGWIGQVIIRDIRIKLYRHLLKMRLKFFDNTPIGRLVTRNVSDIETLADVFSEGLAAIIGDLLQLVTILAVMFYIDWQLTLVSLCTLPFLIISTYVFKEKIKVAFNDVRNAVSNLNSFLQEHITGMNIVQIFNRENREYEKFKEINIDHKKAHVRSVLYYSIYFPVAEIIQAFGIGLVVWYGATGVFDLEIQVGVLISFIMYLQLFFRPIRMIADRFNTLQLGVVSSSRIFKLLDSKENIANEGSFNPEKIKGNISLKDVWFAYNDEEYVLKNINFEVKHGETIALVGATGAGKSSIINLISRFYEINKGSIQIDGTDVKDFELGTLRRHIGVVLQDVFLFSDTIYYNITLGNPDISREQVMHAAKLVGAKKFIERLPGGLDYNVMERGATLSVGQRQLISFVRAMVYNPEIIILDEATSSVDTETEELIQKAIDKMMTGRTSIVIAHRLSTIQKATKIIVLHQGEIKEIGTHEALLELDGYYANLHKMQMKSMVI, from the coding sequence TTGAGCCTCGAACAAGAAAATGTAAAAAGTGGTGAAATCCTTGACACGAAGGTGTTGAAAAAACTTTATGAGTTTATTCAACCTTATAAAGTTAAGTTTTACCTACTCATATTTTTAACTTTGGCGCTGGCAATACTAGCTCCGACAAGACCCTATTTTATACAAATAGCTATAGATGATTATGTGGCTTTAGGAGATAGGGCAGGATTAATTCAAATCATCTATCTGCTGGTAGGCTTGATGATTCTTCAAGCTTTTGTTCAATTTGTCCATACTTACCTTTCTGGATGGATTGGTCAGGTGATCATTAGAGATATTAGAATAAAGCTTTATAGACATTTGTTGAAAATGAGACTAAAGTTTTTTGATAATACCCCAATAGGAAGGTTGGTAACAAGAAATGTGTCTGATATAGAGACTTTAGCAGATGTTTTTAGTGAGGGCTTGGCTGCGATCATAGGTGATTTATTGCAGTTGGTTACGATTTTGGCAGTTATGTTTTATATTGACTGGCAGCTTACATTGGTGAGTTTGTGTACACTCCCTTTTTTGATCATATCGACTTACGTTTTCAAAGAGAAAATTAAAGTAGCTTTCAATGACGTAAGGAATGCAGTCTCTAATCTAAATTCATTTTTACAAGAACATATTACTGGGATGAATATTGTGCAGATATTCAATCGTGAAAATAGAGAATATGAAAAATTTAAAGAAATCAATATAGACCACAAAAAAGCACACGTAAGATCAGTTTTATATTATTCTATTTATTTCCCCGTCGCTGAAATTATCCAAGCTTTTGGAATTGGTTTAGTCGTTTGGTATGGCGCGACAGGTGTTTTTGATTTGGAAATTCAAGTTGGAGTGTTGATTTCTTTTATTATGTACTTGCAACTTTTTTTCCGACCAATCAGAATGATAGCGGATAGATTCAATACCCTTCAGCTAGGAGTAGTGAGTTCTTCAAGAATTTTTAAATTGCTTGATAGCAAAGAAAATATAGCAAATGAAGGCAGTTTTAACCCTGAAAAAATCAAAGGCAATATCTCTTTAAAAGATGTTTGGTTTGCATATAATGATGAAGAATACGTTTTGAAAAACATCAATTTCGAAGTCAAACATGGTGAAACTATCGCATTGGTAGGTGCAACTGGGGCGGGGAAATCATCGATCATCAATTTGATAAGTAGATTTTATGAAATCAATAAAGGATCAATTCAGATTGATGGGACTGATGTAAAAGACTTTGAACTGGGTACATTGAGAAGGCATATAGGAGTGGTTTTGCAAGATGTGTTTTTGTTTTCAGACACGATTTATTATAACATTACTTTAGGAAATCCAGATATCAGTAGAGAACAAGTCATGCATGCTGCTAAATTGGTGGGTGCGAAGAAATTTATTGAGCGTCTGCCAGGCGGTTTAGATTATAATGTGATGGAGCGTGGAGCTACACTCTCTGTTGGCCAAAGACAGTTGATATCCTTTGTTCGTGCGATGGTTTATAACCCTGAAATTATCATTTTGGATGAAGCTACATCATCAGTAGATACAGAGACAGAAGAATTGATTCAGAAGGCAATTGATAAAATGATGACAGGCAGAACATCGATTGTCATAGCACATAGATTATCTACAATTCAAAAGGCCACTAAAATTATTGTACTACATCAAGGTGAAATCAAAGAGATAGGAACGCATGAAGCCTTGTTAGAGTTAGATGGCTATTATGCTAACCTTCACAAAATGCAAATGAAATCCATGGTGATTTAA
- a CDS encoding DUF4293 domain-containing protein, with translation MIQRIQTVFLFLVAIAMILVTSFPIWQQVNPDQSMMLTLSAWSLDKIDIQTQEIIQSDGNIYLGILAIVAAALALFSLTQYKNRTKQMFLNMINSIVMVVTLALIIWTSHQANASFNPEVNGAFVLGFWAIFGGMIMNLLANRFIRKDEMLVRSVDRIR, from the coding sequence ATGATACAAAGAATTCAAACCGTATTTCTGTTTCTAGTTGCTATTGCAATGATTTTAGTAACAAGCTTCCCTATTTGGCAGCAAGTGAATCCTGACCAAAGCATGATGCTAACACTTTCTGCTTGGAGTCTTGACAAAATTGACATCCAAACTCAAGAAATAATTCAGTCTGATGGAAATATTTATTTGGGAATATTAGCCATAGTAGCAGCAGCTTTGGCGCTATTTAGCTTGACACAATATAAAAACAGAACAAAGCAGATGTTTCTCAATATGATCAACTCTATTGTCATGGTGGTGACACTTGCTCTGATTATTTGGACAAGTCATCAAGCAAACGCCAGTTTCAATCCTGAAGTAAATGGTGCTTTTGTATTAGGATTTTGGGCCATATTTGGAGGAATGATCATGAATCTCCTTGCCAACAGGTTCATCAGAAAAGATGAAATGCTAGTAAGATCTGTGGATAGAATCAGATAA
- the hemE gene encoding uroporphyrinogen decarboxylase, which produces MQLKNDLLIRAAKGEPVERTPVWLMRQAGRILPEYRAVRDSVSGFIELAQTPELAAEVTIQPVDLLGVDAAIIFSDILVIPEAMGLPYEMVEKRGPWFPKVVSSASDLGKLRIADGVDDLSYVIEAIRITKKALNGRVPLIGFAGAPWTIFAYMIEGSGSKTFSKARAMLYKEPVLSHQLLQMITDSTINYLKAQIAAGVNLVQLFDSWAGILPPNHYEEFSLKYISQICDAVTEVPKTVFAKGAFFAREQMGKLNCETIGLDWNMGISESRKMIGANKTLQGNLDPAALYGTDKEVEAATIMMLDQFKGTRHIANLGHGVYPDINPEMVKVFIETVKAYK; this is translated from the coding sequence ATGCAATTGAAAAACGACTTACTTATAAGGGCCGCCAAAGGCGAACCCGTTGAGAGAACTCCAGTATGGTTAATGAGACAAGCTGGAAGAATACTACCAGAATATAGAGCCGTAAGAGATAGTGTAAGCGGTTTTATTGAATTGGCTCAAACTCCAGAATTGGCTGCTGAAGTAACTATTCAGCCCGTGGATTTACTAGGAGTAGATGCAGCGATTATTTTTTCGGATATTTTAGTTATTCCCGAAGCCATGGGATTGCCTTACGAAATGGTCGAAAAAAGGGGACCTTGGTTTCCAAAAGTAGTGAGTTCAGCTTCAGATTTGGGAAAATTAAGGATTGCTGATGGAGTAGATGATCTCAGCTATGTGATCGAAGCAATCAGAATTACGAAGAAAGCTTTGAATGGTAGAGTGCCTTTGATCGGTTTTGCAGGAGCGCCATGGACGATATTTGCCTATATGATAGAAGGTTCGGGTAGTAAGACTTTTTCAAAAGCTAGGGCCATGTTATATAAAGAGCCGGTTTTATCCCATCAGTTGCTTCAAATGATTACGGATAGTACTATCAATTATCTCAAAGCACAAATAGCGGCAGGGGTCAATCTTGTGCAACTTTTTGATAGTTGGGCAGGAATTCTTCCTCCAAATCATTATGAAGAGTTTTCTTTAAAATATATCTCCCAGATCTGCGATGCGGTCACGGAAGTCCCAAAAACTGTTTTTGCTAAAGGTGCATTTTTCGCAAGAGAACAAATGGGGAAATTGAATTGTGAGACAATTGGCCTTGATTGGAATATGGGGATTTCAGAATCTAGGAAGATGATTGGAGCAAACAAAACGCTCCAAGGGAATCTTGATCCAGCAGCGCTGTATGGCACAGACAAAGAAGTAGAAGCGGCTACTATCATGATGCTTGATCAGTTCAAAGGAACTAGGCATATTGCTAATTTGGGTCATGGTGTCTATCCTGATATCAATCCCGAAATGGTCAAAGTATTTATAGAGACAGTGAAGGCTTATAAGTAA